One genomic window of Carassius gibelio isolate Cgi1373 ecotype wild population from Czech Republic chromosome A10, carGib1.2-hapl.c, whole genome shotgun sequence includes the following:
- the or42b2 gene encoding odorant receptor 110-1 — protein MNLELTENRNISLPSYFYISGFSAIPHMRYYYIFLFFVYIITVLGNSCLMFVIIMDRNLHTPKYLAVFNLSLTDISESTAAIPQLLDTFLFGNQLIPYGLCMSNMFSVLLFLAMQSLTLTILSFDRLVAISLPLRYHMIVTHVSMLVIIGASWTLVLLLTIIGVNFMSRLSFCKFIVTVNSFYCDHGPIYRSACNNNFPSSVIANLFPAIILGFPVFFIIFSYTCIAVTLFKITTPQDRQRATKTCSAHLILVAIFYVPITLTYAFWPFINTNTRIINLSLTTALPPMLNPIIYTFMTEEFMVSVKRLLKRQFIYPSHK, from the coding sequence ATGAATCTTGAATTAACCGAAAACAGGAATATTTCTCTCCCGTCTTATTTCTACATCAGTGGTTTTTCTGCCATTCCTCACATGAGATACtattatatatttctgttttttgtGTACATTATTACTGTGCTTGGAAATTCTTGCCTCATGTTTGTTATCATTATGGATCGAAATCTTCACACTCCTAAGTATTTAGCTGTCTTTAATTTATCTTTGACCGACATTAGTGAGAGTACAGCTGCAATCCCTCAACTACTGGACACGTTTTTGTTTGGGAATCAGTTGATACCATATGGATTGTGCATGTCCAATATGTTCTCTGTTTTGTTATTTCTTGCAATGCAGTCACTTACTCTCACTATTTTGTCTTTTGACAGATTAGTAGCTATTTCATTACCACTGAGGTATCATATGATTGTGACCCACGTATCAATGCTTGTTATAATTGGTGCTTCGTGGACACTAGTACTGTTACTTACAATTATTGGAGTAAATTTCATGAGCCGACTTTCTTTCTGCAAATTTATAGTCACTGTTAACAGTTTCTACTGTGATCATGGGCCTATATATCGTTCTGCCTGTAACAACAATTTCCCGAGTTCTGTGATAGCCAATTTGTTCCCAGCAATCATCCTTGGGTttccagtattttttattatcttttcataTACATGCATAGCTGTGACATTGTTCAAAATCACAACTCCACAAGACCGTCAGAGAGCCACAAAGACATGTTCTGCTCATTTAATATTAGTGGCTATATTTTATGTACCCATCACTCTTACATATGCGTTTTGGCCCTTTATTAACACTAACACAAGGATCATTAATCTTTCTCTAACCACTGCACTTCCTCCAATGCTTAACCCTATAATCTACACATTCATGACAGAGGAGTTCATGGTGTCTGTGAAAAGACTTCTTAAACGACAATTCATATACCCATCTCATAAATAG